The following are encoded in a window of Thermoplasmata archaeon genomic DNA:
- a CDS encoding alcohol dehydrogenase catalytic domain-containing protein: MRAIRFEADGSIQPVNLPMPTPGAEEVLVQVLAAGVCRTDLHTLEAVKHGQRPPVVPGHEIAGKVSKVGSDVYMINPGDLVAVHYEQPCGTCRHCRRKRTNLCKEGHSLGFDVPGGYAEYVAVKQNTVLPLPQDYDPALAAPLSCSGATAYHAVVAVGDATEEELVVVIGAGGVGLSAIQIAKAQGARVVAVDVRPEAQKAAVDAGADSAATPEEAAQIRDADVVIDFVSTAATLGLGRTILGVGGRFVVVASGQETVPLSAADIMEGGRAYLGSYSTTMADLARALALAENGKLTPVVTRRASLGEAAEVLRDLESGMIVGRAVLIP; encoded by the coding sequence ATGCGCGCGATCCGCTTCGAGGCGGACGGCTCCATCCAGCCAGTGAATCTTCCCATGCCTACCCCGGGCGCGGAGGAGGTGCTCGTCCAGGTCCTCGCCGCGGGCGTGTGCCGCACGGACCTGCACACGCTCGAGGCCGTCAAGCACGGGCAACGACCTCCCGTGGTCCCGGGTCATGAAATCGCAGGCAAGGTCTCGAAGGTCGGCTCCGACGTGTACATGATCAACCCCGGCGACCTCGTCGCGGTGCACTACGAGCAGCCCTGCGGAACCTGCCGCCACTGCCGCAGGAAGCGCACGAACCTGTGCAAGGAAGGGCACAGCCTCGGGTTCGACGTCCCAGGCGGCTATGCGGAATACGTCGCGGTGAAGCAGAACACGGTCCTTCCGCTGCCGCAGGACTACGACCCCGCGCTCGCCGCGCCGCTGAGCTGCAGCGGGGCGACGGCCTACCACGCCGTGGTCGCCGTCGGGGACGCCACCGAGGAGGAGCTCGTCGTGGTCATCGGAGCGGGAGGCGTGGGCCTCTCCGCGATCCAAATCGCCAAGGCGCAGGGAGCGCGCGTGGTCGCCGTGGACGTTCGGCCGGAGGCGCAGAAGGCCGCCGTCGATGCCGGCGCGGATTCCGCCGCGACGCCGGAGGAGGCGGCGCAGATCCGGGACGCCGACGTGGTCATCGACTTCGTCTCCACGGCGGCCACTCTGGGGCTAGGCCGCACGATCCTCGGTGTGGGCGGTCGTTTCGTGGTCGTGGCGTCCGGTCAGGAGACGGTTCCCCTGAGCGCCGCGGACATCATGGAAGGGGGTCGCGCCTACTTGGGCTCCTACTCCACGACCATGGCCGACCTGGCACGGGCCCTCGCCCTAGCCGAGAACGGGAAACTCACGCCGGTCGTCACGAGGCGCGCGTCGCTCGGAGAGGCCGCGGAGGTCCTGCGGGATCTCGAAAGCGGGATGATTGTCGGCCGCGCGGTCCTGATCCCGTAG
- a CDS encoding sulfurtransferase TusA family protein — protein sequence MRIESCEFPDELLYEPDGLVWLRPEASGEVVLGITSLHAAVAGRLTRVEARPVGKEYGRGKSVGTLESGRYFGPIRTPVRGLLVAVNPDAVRTPKTMSERPYAEGWFARLRPLAWEEDCGVLKSAGEAKELLAAQMTSLHVHCFAAFPDYELFEIGTECSAVLTKLDDTLSRAADGEVVHLVSDDWTAPAEMVNWSQRTGYPVIEERTEGNLYHFLVRKRTWD from the coding sequence GTGCGCATTGAGAGCTGCGAGTTCCCGGACGAACTGCTGTATGAACCGGATGGCCTGGTCTGGCTCCGGCCCGAGGCCTCGGGGGAGGTCGTTTTGGGCATCACGAGCCTCCATGCCGCCGTGGCGGGCCGACTCACGAGAGTCGAGGCGCGCCCCGTGGGCAAGGAATACGGTCGCGGGAAGAGCGTCGGCACGTTGGAGAGCGGTCGTTACTTCGGTCCCATTCGCACGCCCGTGCGAGGCCTCCTGGTCGCCGTGAACCCGGACGCGGTCCGCACGCCCAAGACGATGTCCGAGCGCCCGTACGCCGAGGGATGGTTCGCTCGCTTGAGGCCGCTCGCGTGGGAGGAGGACTGCGGGGTCCTGAAGTCCGCAGGCGAGGCGAAGGAGCTTCTCGCGGCTCAGATGACGTCGCTTCACGTCCACTGCTTCGCGGCGTTCCCGGACTACGAGCTCTTCGAGATCGGCACGGAATGCTCCGCGGTCCTCACCAAGCTGGACGATACCCTCTCCCGCGCGGCAGACGGCGAGGTCGTGCATCTGGTCTCCGACGACTGGACGGCCCCCGCGGAAATGGTGAACTGGTCCCAGCGAACCGGCTATCCTGTGATCGAGGAGCGCACGGAAGGGAACCTGTACCATTTCCTGGTACGGAAGAGGACGTGGGACTGA